CGGCTTGCCCAGCGGCACCCAGCTCAGTGTTCTCGAAGATGCCCCGCAAGAGGGTTGGACCCGCGTGCGCACCCAGGGTGGCACAGAGGGGTGGGTGAGGCGCCAATACCTGGTCTCCGACCCAGTGGCCAAACTCAAGCTGGAACAAGCGGAAGCGAACCTGGCACGCTTTGAGAAAATGGAAGGCAACCTCGGTGGGGAAGTCCGCCGCCTGGAGGAAGAAAATAGCAAGCTGAGTAGCTCCCTGGAGTCCGCCCAGCAACAGAGCCAGACTCTCGCAGCCGAGCTGAAAACCCTAAAGGCGTTATCGGCAGATGCCCTGGCACTCAATGAGCGCCACCAGAAGCTCCTGCACCAGCACGAACTACTCAAGCAGGAGAAGACCATGGCAGAAGCGG
The DNA window shown above is from Microbulbifer variabilis and carries:
- a CDS encoding TIGR04211 family SH3 domain-containing protein; amino-acid sequence: MKKLLCGLIAATLLNAVPATAAAETRYITDQLHVPMRAGKGNGFRILHRGLPSGTQLSVLEDAPQEGWTRVRTQGGTEGWVRRQYLVSDPVAKLKLEQAEANLARFEKMEGNLGGEVRRLEEENSKLSSSLESAQQQSQTLAAELKTLKALSADALALNERHQKLLHQHELLKQEKTMAEAEIQRLSGSESHKWYMYGALSVLLGALLAMIAPHLRPRKRHSEWAN